A genomic region of Candidatus Bathyarchaeia archaeon contains the following coding sequences:
- a CDS encoding nucleotidyltransferase domain-containing protein: MVVKLKGINRIARFRRVAADFASQIAAHKGVAGILFLGGLARGFADEFSDLDVLVLLKNRDEDLKRKLVGIWRDAERRHRIEIDFEIHFIEDFKAYSWDDADRWEFLKAKIVFDPEGEAKKVLDEKLKVSENFWKKRVVVCAEYLKWYCCPVRKGSSTVAEVWIKRGDLTSAHYCLNYGVELLIRLIFALNKEFWPAPKWRLFHSYSLKWLPKNYSRLIREALGTGELSLMDFERRLRALQVLGREVFRKIEEDMGLDADLISKFYVEKVLRQDWAASRR; encoded by the coding sequence ATGGTTGTGAAACTCAAGGGGATAAATCGCATAGCCCGTTTTAGAAGGGTTGCGGCTGATTTTGCCTCCCAAATAGCAGCCCATAAAGGTGTGGCTGGCATCCTTTTTCTAGGTGGTTTGGCTAGGGGCTTTGCCGACGAGTTCTCAGACTTAGATGTCTTAGTGCTTCTTAAAAATAGGGATGAAGACTTGAAGAGGAAGCTGGTCGGGATTTGGCGGGATGCAGAACGTCGCCACCGCATTGAAATAGACTTTGAAATTCATTTTATTGAGGATTTCAAGGCGTATAGTTGGGATGATGCGGATAGATGGGAGTTCTTGAAAGCCAAAATAGTTTTCGACCCAGAAGGGGAAGCTAAAAAAGTTTTGGATGAGAAATTGAAAGTTTCGGAAAATTTTTGGAAGAAACGCGTTGTGGTTTGTGCTGAGTACTTAAAATGGTACTGCTGCCCTGTTAGGAAGGGTTCCAGCACGGTGGCTGAAGTTTGGATTAAGAGGGGTGATTTAACAAGTGCCCATTACTGTCTAAACTATGGGGTTGAGTTATTGATTAGGTTAATATTCGCTTTAAACAAGGAGTTTTGGCCGGCGCCAAAATGGAGGCTTTTCCACTCATACAGCCTAAAGTGGCTGCCGAAAAATTATAGTAGGCTGATTAGGGAGGCTCTAGGGACTGGTGAGCTTTCACTGATGGATTTTGAGAGGCGGCTGCGGGCTTTGCAGGTTTTGGGGCGTGAGGTTTTTCGGAAGATTGAGGAAGACATGGGACTTGACGCTGATTTAATATCTAAGTTTTATGTGGAGAAGGTTTTACGCCAAGATTGGGCTGCTTCCCGGCGTTAA
- a CDS encoding TldD/PmbA family protein, translating to MKIVAVEVLKESLKKHVEGYVELRYHKRQAFNISVKDGKIDTLNSGAVEGACARVLIDGSWGFTSSTTLEKEKIAKMLKDASSLAKSSKPKKKRVVKLASLKPYVDKYETPMKKDPGKVDKEELVSLVIDVDKAVRDFSKTIVSDTVTFNIVDDNLTFISSEGSEIHQRIVRCFGSVMVVAKEKGNIASAYESIGEQSGLEVLEKTPLMNAGLTAAERASKLVSAKVAPAGYHQVILENRIVGLLAHEAVGHCAEADLVFGGSFLANKIGEKVASEKVTLVDDGIFPNGFGTMKYDDEGVPTQKTVIIEKGVCRSFLHSRETAQHFGVNPTGNARAWTFEYDPIIRMRNTYIEKGDYTLEELAEDIKEGFFLKGGLAGQADFNGEFMFGTQEAVRIRNGEFAESFRGVTISGNAFEVLKNVDAVGKDFAMRTGLCGKEQVNYVGIGGPSLRTKVLMGGTK from the coding sequence GTGAAAATCGTGGCTGTGGAAGTTTTGAAGGAAAGCCTCAAAAAACATGTGGAAGGCTACGTGGAACTGCGATACCATAAAAGACAAGCCTTCAACATTTCCGTTAAAGATGGAAAAATTGACACGCTGAACAGCGGAGCCGTTGAAGGCGCATGTGCAAGGGTTCTCATAGATGGAAGCTGGGGTTTCACCTCCTCAACAACGCTTGAGAAAGAGAAAATTGCTAAAATGTTGAAAGATGCGTCTTCCCTCGCCAAGTCCTCAAAGCCCAAAAAGAAACGCGTCGTGAAACTTGCGAGCCTAAAACCATACGTGGACAAGTATGAAACTCCAATGAAGAAAGATCCTGGAAAAGTGGACAAAGAAGAACTTGTCAGCCTAGTCATAGACGTGGATAAAGCCGTTAGGGATTTCTCCAAAACAATAGTTTCTGATACCGTAACCTTCAACATTGTCGACGATAACCTAACCTTCATAAGCTCAGAAGGCTCCGAAATTCATCAGCGGATAGTGCGGTGCTTTGGAAGCGTAATGGTTGTCGCCAAAGAAAAGGGAAACATTGCCTCCGCCTATGAGAGCATTGGTGAACAATCTGGATTAGAGGTTTTGGAGAAAACGCCGTTAATGAATGCTGGTTTAACAGCTGCTGAGAGGGCAAGCAAACTTGTTTCGGCAAAAGTGGCGCCCGCCGGATATCATCAAGTAATCCTTGAAAACCGCATTGTTGGGTTATTAGCCCATGAAGCTGTTGGACACTGTGCAGAGGCAGACCTTGTTTTCGGCGGAAGCTTCCTAGCCAACAAGATAGGCGAGAAGGTTGCCTCTGAAAAGGTAACATTAGTCGATGATGGAATATTCCCAAACGGTTTTGGAACAATGAAGTATGACGATGAGGGTGTGCCAACGCAGAAAACAGTTATAATAGAGAAAGGCGTCTGCAGAAGTTTTTTGCACTCCCGTGAAACAGCCCAACACTTTGGGGTCAACCCAACGGGAAACGCCCGTGCATGGACTTTTGAATACGACCCAATCATAAGGATGAGGAACACCTACATTGAAAAAGGCGATTACACATTAGAGGAGCTTGCAGAAGACATAAAAGAGGGCTTCTTCCTAAAGGGCGGACTTGCTGGGCAAGCCGACTTCAACGGAGAATTCATGTTCGGTACACAAGAAGCGGTGAGAATAAGGAATGGCGAATTCGCCGAATCTTTCCGAGGAGTTACAATAAGCGGAAACGCCTTCGAAGTCTTAAAAAACGTAGACGCCGTAGGCAAAGACTTTGCAATGCGCACCGGCTTATGTGGCAAAGAACAAGTAAACTATGTTGGCATAGGCGGTCCGAGCCTAAGAACAAAAGTTTTGATGGGGGGAACCAAATGA
- a CDS encoding TldD/PmbA family protein, whose product MSLLDFAELAVKTCRKLGADEAEAFIQNQQIVEVVLERAEIQNERFKTQSGIGIRVIKDKRLGFAFASKLSKESIEETCKTAVSLAKVSVPNPEWVSLPTKERLPKTPEGIYDPEIANISGEKMLSLVINAYDAAKGYDKRVDIDDGKFSAILNEIAVANSHGVEAQEKTTRIEGYLVCVAKEHGETSSMAYEYDASTMLGEFSPEKVGRTAAEKALSSLHPKTIESFTGKVILDSDPASFILLYPIISSVNADNVQRGRSLWAEKIGEKVAAPKLTVFDDGLMPKGIGSLNFDFEGVPRQKTPIITRGKLESFIHNSYTANKEGRKSTGNAYREGYTMLPTVAPSNLVVKAGRKRLEELIAEVDKGIIVRRFSGNVRPDSGEFSGIAKQASYIEKGQIKHALGETMISGNAFQALHDIIEIGCEIRPTEIRAYTPPILVGNIHIISKQ is encoded by the coding sequence ATGAGCCTTCTAGATTTTGCAGAATTAGCCGTTAAAACATGTCGGAAACTCGGGGCAGACGAGGCTGAAGCCTTCATTCAAAACCAGCAGATAGTGGAAGTTGTCTTGGAAAGGGCTGAAATCCAGAATGAACGCTTCAAAACCCAAAGCGGCATAGGTATACGAGTAATAAAAGACAAGAGGCTTGGATTCGCCTTCGCATCGAAACTCTCAAAAGAAAGCATAGAGGAAACCTGCAAAACCGCAGTAAGCTTGGCAAAGGTTTCTGTGCCAAACCCTGAATGGGTTTCACTTCCAACAAAGGAGAGGCTTCCAAAAACTCCAGAGGGCATATACGATCCAGAGATTGCCAACATAAGCGGGGAAAAAATGCTGAGCCTAGTCATTAACGCTTATGATGCAGCAAAAGGCTATGACAAACGCGTGGACATTGACGACGGAAAGTTCTCCGCAATCCTAAACGAAATAGCAGTCGCCAATTCCCACGGAGTTGAAGCTCAAGAAAAAACAACCCGTATAGAGGGATATTTAGTCTGCGTGGCGAAGGAACACGGCGAAACGTCAAGCATGGCATACGAATATGACGCCTCCACAATGCTGGGGGAATTTTCACCAGAAAAAGTTGGAAGAACAGCCGCAGAAAAGGCCCTATCCTCCCTCCATCCAAAGACAATTGAATCCTTCACCGGAAAAGTCATATTAGACTCAGATCCAGCCTCCTTCATACTGCTTTACCCAATTATTAGCAGCGTGAACGCCGACAACGTGCAAAGGGGAAGAAGCCTATGGGCTGAAAAAATCGGCGAAAAAGTGGCGGCGCCAAAACTTACGGTTTTTGATGACGGTTTGATGCCGAAGGGAATAGGCTCCCTAAACTTCGATTTTGAAGGTGTCCCAAGACAGAAAACGCCAATAATAACGCGTGGCAAACTTGAAAGCTTCATACACAACTCCTACACAGCAAATAAGGAAGGAAGAAAATCAACCGGAAACGCTTATAGAGAAGGTTACACTATGCTTCCAACAGTGGCGCCTTCAAACCTCGTGGTCAAAGCCGGGAGAAAGAGGCTTGAAGAGCTCATAGCCGAAGTTGACAAGGGCATAATTGTCCGACGCTTTAGCGGCAACGTCCGACCGGACAGCGGAGAATTCTCAGGAATAGCCAAACAAGCAAGCTACATAGAAAAAGGACAAATCAAACATGCACTAGGAGAGACTATGATTTCGGGCAACGCTTTCCAAGCACTACACGACATAATCGAAATAGGATGCGAAATTCGCCCAACAGAAATACGCGCCTATACGCCGCCAATACTCGTGGGCAACATCCACATAATCTCAAAACAATAA
- a CDS encoding dolichol kinase, translating into MVSVGEAIATVMLFVWVIFVAEFLTKRLYGFLTGRGVQHYVAVYYNRKIIHILTGGVVAFLVPFIFKTPLFPFAMAMLLAVFLYVPHRRGKLMYWFQTEENAYEVSFCIMWGVVITLGWLISGEGSFWFGVLPVIFMSVGDAITGIVRNILYKRRTKSWWGNLAMASFSIPVGAVLGGAGVIAGAVASFIEHFESNPIDDNVTVPLSSFIILVLAKAFAPWLLSF; encoded by the coding sequence ATGGTATCTGTTGGGGAGGCTATTGCCACTGTTATGCTTTTTGTTTGGGTTATCTTTGTAGCTGAATTTTTGACTAAGAGGCTTTATGGCTTTTTGACCGGGCGGGGTGTGCAGCATTACGTGGCGGTTTATTATAACCGTAAGATTATTCACATTTTAACTGGCGGGGTTGTGGCTTTTCTTGTGCCCTTCATTTTTAAGACGCCACTTTTTCCGTTTGCCATGGCTATGCTTCTGGCTGTTTTCCTCTACGTGCCTCATAGGCGTGGCAAGCTTATGTACTGGTTCCAAACGGAGGAGAATGCCTATGAAGTTTCTTTCTGCATTATGTGGGGTGTCGTGATAACCCTCGGCTGGCTTATTTCTGGCGAGGGAAGCTTTTGGTTTGGGGTGCTCCCAGTTATTTTTATGTCTGTTGGGGATGCCATAACTGGCATTGTACGGAACATCCTTTACAAGAGGAGGACGAAGTCTTGGTGGGGAAACTTGGCTATGGCTTCCTTCTCCATACCGGTAGGCGCCGTTTTAGGCGGGGCTGGGGTTATAGCTGGGGCCGTAGCCTCTTTTATTGAGCATTTTGAGTCAAATCCGATAGATGATAATGTTACTGTGCCCCTTTCCTCCTTCATAATACTTGTTTTGGCGAAGGCTTTTGCGCCTTGGCTCTTGTCTTTTTAG